In the genome of Candoia aspera isolate rCanAsp1 chromosome 1, rCanAsp1.hap2, whole genome shotgun sequence, one region contains:
- the PITPNA gene encoding phosphatidylinositol transfer protein alpha isoform — protein MVLVKEYRVVLPVSVEEYQVGQLYSVAEASKNETGGGEGVEVLVNEPYERDGERGQYTHKIYHLQSKVPPFVRMLAPEGALDIHEKAWNAYPFCRTVITNEYMKDDFLIKIETWHKPDAGMQENVHKLDPEEWKNVEAIYIDIADRSHVLSRDYKPEEDPAKFKSVKTGRGPLGPNWKKELGKQAECPYMCAYKLVTVKFKWWGLQNKIENFIQKQERRLFTNFHRQLFCWLDKWVDLTMEDIRRMEEETKRQLDEMRERDPLKGMSASDD, from the exons ATGGTGCTCGTCAAAGAATA CCGTGTTGTTTTGCCTGTGTCGGTGGAGGAG TACCAGGTGGGGCAGCTGTACTCTGTTGCTGAAGCCAGCAAGAATGAAACTGGAGGGGGCGAAGGGGTAGAAGTGCTGGTGAATGAGCCGTACGAGCGAGATGGAGAGCGGGGGCAATATACACACAAGATATACCACTTGCAGAG CAAGGTCCCTCCCTTTGTGAGAATGCTGGCCCCTGAGGGAGCCCTGGACATTCACGAGAAAGCTTGGAACGCGTACCCTTTCTGCCGGACCG TTATAACA AATGAGTACATGAAGGATGACTTTTTGATCAAAATTGAAACCTGGCACAAACCGGATGCGGGCATGCAGGAGAAT GTCCACAAACTGGATCCCGAGGAGTGGAAGAACGTCGAGGCCATTTATATAGACATTGCAGATCGGAGCCACGTGCTTTCCAGG GATTACAAGCCAGAAGAAGACCCAGCAAAATTCAAATCAGTCAAGACAGGCCGTGGCCCTCTGGGGCCCAACTGGAAG aaggagctgggcaAGCAGGCTGAATGCCCGTACATGTGTGCTTACAAGCTAGTAACGGTCAAATTCAAATGGTGGGGTCTGCAGAACAAAATTGAGAACTTTATTCAGAAG caaGAGAGGCGGCTTTTTACAAATTTCCACCGGCAGCTGTTCTGCTGGCTCGATAAATGGGTTGACCTGACAATGGAGGACATTCGCAGAATGGAGGAAGAGACGAAGAGGCAGCTGGATGAG ATGAGAGAAAGAGATCCTTTGAAAGGCATGTCGGCTTCAGATGACTAG